A part of Neovison vison isolate M4711 chromosome 6, ASM_NN_V1, whole genome shotgun sequence genomic DNA contains:
- the SAMD7 gene encoding sterile alpha motif domain-containing protein 7, whose protein sequence is MAMNPLLTASGQQRMPQVPSPFEPPTADRDLLPSTVAPPDPRQFCIPSQFGSSALPNANVPNMLSNRVYSGWGILPPESIKAMARRNEMIQRQHTARMEMEMHAIYQQRRIEKVNPKGLAGLGIPFLYGSSVPPAPAPYHGRSMLPAGDLHFHRSTLRNLQGNPTLVATGPHFLESWGQKCRRLRRGTGNQKVLDSDIESSKSQAEEKLLGQTHGISYEEDEYAKEPENEALNNQKSSETNEKPTTALANTCGELEPSHRKPWGAHGAPLEAKASWDGTKEKPSEQGFSACGEKNGVCPPIPRPVLPGAHPLATIGENVSLDEDIQKWTVDDVYNFISGLPGCSDYAQVFKDHAIDGETLPLLTEEHLRSTLGLKLGPALKIQSQVSQHVESMLYKKSLSLPTNTKQAFDQPAHTTPLLDFNSWGDNTLDIPCSQDITIPKGIERDSVRN, encoded by the exons ATGGCCATGAACCCTTTGTTGACAGCATCAGGGCAGCAGAGAATGCCACAGGTTCCTTCACCATTTGAACCTCCAACGGCAGACAG AGATTTATTGCCTTCCACCGTAGCTCCTCCTGACCCAAGACAGTTTTGCATTCCTTCCCAGTTTGGATCTTCTGCTCTACCAAATGCAAATGTGCCGAACATGTTGTCTAATCGTGTCTACTCAG gttgggGCATTTTACCACCTGAATCCATAAAGGCAATggccagaagaaatgaaatgattcAAAGGCAGCATACTGCCAG GATGGAAATGGAAATGCATGCCATTTACCAACAAAGGAGAATAGAAAAAGTGAACCCCAAGGGACTAGCAGGCCTAGGGATACCATTCCTCTATGGCTCCAGTGTgccacctgccccagccccctACCATGGCAGAAGTATGCTTCCTGCTGGTGACCTGCATTTTCATAGAAGCACCCTGAGAAATCTTCAGGGAAACCCTACGCTAGTGGCCACTGGTCCACATTTTCTAGAGAGCTGGGGTCAGAAATGTCGTCGTCTCAGGAGAGGTACAGGGAATCAGAAAGTTCTAGACAGCGATATTGAGAGCTCCAAAAgtcaagcagaagaaaaactcttAGGCCAGACTCATGGGATTTCCTATGAAGAGGATGAGTATGCAAAGGAACCAGAGAATGAAGCTCTCAACAACCAGAAGTCAAGTGAAACCAATGAAAAGCCAACTACAGCTCTTGCCAACACCTGTGGGGAGCTTGAGCCCTCCCACAGGAAACCTTGGGGAGCTCATGGTGCGCCTCTAGAAGCAAAGGCCTCCTGGGATGGTACTAAAGAGAAGCCTTCAGAGCAGGGCTTCTCAGCCTGTGGGGAAAAGAATGGTGTTTGCCCTCCAATTCCTCGACCAGTTCTGCCAG gagCACACCCACTGGCTACAATTGGGGAAAATGTGTCCTTGGATGAAGATATTCAGAAATGGACTGTGGATGATGTGTACAACTTCATTAGTGGCCTTCCAGGTTGTTCAGACTATGCTCAG GTATTTAAAGATCATGCAATTGATGGGGAAACCTTGCCGTTACTCACAGAGGAGCATCTCCGAAGCACTCTGGGATTAAAGCTAGGACCGGCACTAAAGATTCAATCACAG GTATCTCAGCATGTGGAAAGTATGTTGTACAAGAAAAGTCTTTCACTTCCTACCAATACAAAACAAGCATTTGATCAACCAGCACATACAACTCCTCTTTTGGATTTTAATTCCTGGGGTGATAATACATTAGACATCCCTTGTTCCCAGGATATAACAATTCCTAAAGGAATTGAACGAGATAGCGTGAGAAATTAA